In a genomic window of Phragmites australis chromosome 14, lpPhrAust1.1, whole genome shotgun sequence:
- the LOC133890257 gene encoding uncharacterized protein LOC133890257 yields the protein MKRDLYCKIMKEVEEHDPWFQQRRNAAGELGLSSLQKVTTAFCMLAYDAPADSLDECLRLGESTIIESMRRFVHAVVEVFGDEYLRASNEVDTARLLDMNQRRGFLEMLGSIECMHWRWKNCPTA from the coding sequence ATGAAACGTGATCTTTACTGCAAGATTATGAAGGAGGTTGAGGAGCATGACCCGTGGTTCCAGCAAAGGAGGAACGCTGCAGGAGAGCTGGGCCTGTCATCCTTGCAAAAAGTTACTACGGCATTCTGTATGCTAGCATACGATGCTCCTGCAGATTCTCTTGACGAGTGCCTCCGGCTAGGAGAGAGCACCATCATTGAGAGCATGAGGCGGTTCGTGCATGCTGTCGTCGAGGTGTTCGGCGATGAGTACCTCCGTGCTTCGAATGAGGTGGACACTGCTCGCTTGCTGGATATGAACCAGCGAAGAGGGTTCCTCGAGATGCTTGGAAGCATTGAGTGCatgcattggaggtggaagaactgtccgACGGCGTAG